The genomic region ATCTGTAAGTAAAAACAGTCTGTCATAACCATTAACTTCTAACGCAGCAACGTGACTTAAAACTTTACCTGTTCTAAGCCCTATTTCTTTGTCTAAAACTGCCCTTAAAATATCAGCGGTTCCTAATAGACCCTTCATAACTAAGTCGGCTTTTTTTGAGGATACAAGTTCTACAGCTTTTCTAGCTGCAGAAACTTTATTTTTTTCGTCGATTATTTCTACTTTGTCTAGGTTGTAACCTTGGGCGGTTGCTATCTGCTCAATAGCTGCTTTGTCACCAACTAAAATAGCTTCCACAATACCAAGTTCCACAGATTCTGTTACAGCGCCTAACACCTCTTTATCTTCGGCAGCTGCTACAGCAAGCGTTTGTTTTTTTACATTTTTTGCTTCTTCAATAATTCCTTTAATGGTTTTTATCAAAACCTTCACCTCCTTAAGGGTTAGTAGATTTTAGCTTCTTCCTCTTCTGTTAATACTCTTAATGCGCCCTCACATAGCGCTATCATTTCATCTTCCCCTGGATAGACAAGGAAAGGGGCGATAAATTCTGTATGCTCTTTAATCATGTCAACTAACATGTCAGAATAACTTAAGCCACCTGTTAGTACAATGTTTTCAACATTGCCCTTTAAAACAGTAGCCATTGCCGATATTTCTTTTGATATTTGGTAAGCCATCGCTCGATAAATAAGTTCTGCTTTTTTATCGCCTTCCAAAATCATCTTTTCTACATCTCTAGCGTCATTAGTTTTTAGATAGCCTACTAGTCCACCTTCACTGGTTATCTTTTTTTTAAGTGTGCTAAGATCATATTTGCCGCTAAAGGCTAACCTAACTAAATCGCCTACAGGCAGCCCACCTGCTCGTTCCGGAGAAAACGGCCCAAACTCGTTAGCATTGTTGACATCAATCATCCTACCATTACTCAGTGGAACGATAGATATCCCACCACCTAGGTGAGCAATTACCATATTTAAGTCATCAACCTTCTTATTTAGGTCTTTTGCAACCCTATGAGCCACTGCCTTGATATTTAAGGCATGTAACAGGCTTCTTCTTTCAATTTCTGGCATGCCCGATATTCTTGCTATATCTTCAAACTCATCTACAGCAACAGGGTCAACTATATACGCGGGTGCATTATGATTTTTCGCTATTTTATCAGCAATTAACCCACCAAGATTAGAGGCATGCTCGCCCTGTACTCCTATTTCTAAATCCTTTTTTAGATCCTCTGTAACAGTATAGGTGCCACTTGGCATCGGTTTTAATAAGCCTCCACGACCTACTACACAGTCAAGCTTATTTATACCTTCAGATTCTAGCCACTTAAGTATGGCTTGATACCTAAAGTCTAACTGATTAACTATTTTTTCGTACTTGCTAACTTCACTAACACTGTGGTCTAAGGAATAACCCTTTATTAGTTTTTTATCGCTAAAGTAAGCAAGCTTTGTTGAAGTGGATCCAGGATTGATTGCTAATACTTTCATTTCATTCATATTATTTAATCCACCTTATTTATAGGTTCTTGAAATTTTACCAATAGTCTCTAATCTGTTATCAACCAACCTTATAGCAGCTTCATTAGGAATGATATTTTCTGTTCTAGCGATATCAAAAATTTGGATTAACATGTCATAAATAGTAGAAGCTTTATTGTAAGCTCTTCCTTTATTATAGCCTTCAAGTTCATCTGCTACTTGGATTAACCCTCCAGCGTTTACCACAAAGTCAGGAGCAAATAAAATGTCTTTTTCTGCTAAAACCTTGCCATGACGTGGCTCAGCCAACTGGTTGTTTGCAGCGCCTGCAATTACTTTACATTTTAGCTTGTCAATAGTGTCATCATTAATTATTGCACCTAGTGCATTTGGAGAAAACACATCACAGTCTACAGTGTAAA from Proteinivorax hydrogeniformans harbors:
- the buk gene encoding butyrate kinase encodes the protein MNEMKVLAINPGSTSTKLAYFSDKKLIKGYSLDHSVSEVSKYEKIVNQLDFRYQAILKWLESEGINKLDCVVGRGGLLKPMPSGTYTVTEDLKKDLEIGVQGEHASNLGGLIADKIAKNHNAPAYIVDPVAVDEFEDIARISGMPEIERRSLLHALNIKAVAHRVAKDLNKKVDDLNMVIAHLGGGISIVPLSNGRMIDVNNANEFGPFSPERAGGLPVGDLVRLAFSGKYDLSTLKKKITSEGGLVGYLKTNDARDVEKMILEGDKKAELIYRAMAYQISKEISAMATVLKGNVENIVLTGGLSYSDMLVDMIKEHTEFIAPFLVYPGEDEMIALCEGALRVLTEEEEAKIY